From Parasteatoda tepidariorum isolate YZ-2023 chromosome 1, CAS_Ptep_4.0, whole genome shotgun sequence, one genomic window encodes:
- the LOC139426552 gene encoding uncharacterized protein, whose protein sequence is MLTSVDSQTGNYQCGFRAGKSTKDQIFCLHQILEKSMEFNVGTHNIFIDFKAAFHCINRNYLSEAMNTFKIPSKPIKLTRLTLKDTKCKIKFLGYLSENLDTFTGVQQGDSFSCLLFTIALERVSDSSINTSGHIFTRLVQLLAYADDIDVIARSFHAVKETFLAFQVAARQVSLVINVEKTKYMLFSRPKPLS, encoded by the coding sequence aTGTTAACATCCGTTGACTCACAAACAGGAAACTATCAATGTGGATTCCGTGCTGGAAAATCAACTAAAGATCAGATATTTTGTCTCCATCAGATTTTAGAGAAGTCAATGGAATTTAACGTTGGaacacataatatttttattgatttcaaggCTGCTTTTCATTGTATCAATAGAAATTATCTTTCTGAAGcaatgaatacttttaaaataccttCAAAACCCATTAAATTGACGAGACTTACATTGAAAGATACAAAGTGCAAGATTAAGTTTCTGGGATACCTGTCAGAAAATCTTGACACATTTACAGGTGTTCAACAGGGTGATTCTTTCTCCTGTCTTCTTTTTACAATTGCACTTGAGAGAGTTAGTGATTCAAGCATAAATACCAGTGGCCACATTTTTACTAGGTTAGTACAACTACTTGCATATGCTGATGATATTGATGTAATTGCTCGTTCCTTTCATGCAGTGAAAGAGACATTTCTTGCCTTTCAGGTGGCTGCAAGACAAGTGAGCTTAGTcataaatgtagagaaaacaaaatatatgttattctcAAGACCCAAACCCTTATCTTGA